AAGTCGGGGCCTTCGAGGAACACGCCGGGCACATGCGTGTGTCCAACGAAGCAAAGCTTCTCAAAACGCTCGAAAATACTGACAAATTTGCCCGGATTCGTATAAATGTCGTCCGGGAAGATGTATTCGTTGATCGGCCGGCGCGGGCTGGCGTGGACGGCCATGAAGTCGGGCGTGCGCACGCGCACGGGCAGGTTGCCGATGAAGTTCCACCGCGCCGCCCTGCGGACGGGGTCGGGGTCCAGCTCGAATTGGCGGCGCGTCCAGAAGCAGGCGGACTCGGCGCCACTGTTGAAGTTGAACGGCTCGTACAGCACCGCGAAGTCGTGGTTGCCCATGAGCGTCGCGCGGCAACGCGTCGCCACCAAGTCGAGGCATTCCTTGGGGTTAGGGCCGTAGCCGACCACGTCGCCGAGGCAGACGATGTGCTGCACGCCCCGCCGATCGATCTCCTCGAGCACTGCGGTAAACGCCTCGAGGTTCCCGTGGATATCACTGACGATTGCAAACATCGTTCGGCCCAATCACCCCGTCTGCTCGCCCGCTCTCGGCGACACCGATCGCGCCAGCGGAGCTGGGTCTACCGAGCCGAATGGCGTGAAGCCGAATCGTACGGGCGAGCCGCGGGAGCGTCAAACGAAGGTGGAAGTCGGAAGGTGAAACGCGGACGTAAAGAGCGCCGCAACCACCTCTTTTCCCCCTTCCGACTTCCCCCTTTCCTACACGCCCATCTGCTGCGTGACCCGCCGCTCGCGCTTGTCGAGCGAGCGCATGCGGTTGATGGCGGCCAGGTAGGCCAAAGCGCTGGCTTCCAAGATGTCCGTGCTCACCCCGCGGCCGCGCACCTTGATGCCGTTGTGGTCGAGCTCGATCTGCACTTCGCCTTGGGCATCCTTGCCTTTGGTGACGGCCCGAATGCGGTAGTCGCTGAGCGAGGCCTTCACGCCGGTCAGACGCTGGATGGCCGAGTAGATCGCGTCGACCGGCCCATCACCCGTGCTGGCGTCGCGGACGACCTCACCGGTGCTGTCGCGCAACGTGATGGTGGCGGTGGGCACCGTGGTGCTGCCGGTCGTCACCTGCACGCCGACCAATTCCCACAGGCTCACCGACTGCTCCAGCTGCTCGTCGATCAGCGATTCGACGTCCTCGTCGAACACTTCCTTCTTCTTGTCCGCCAGCGTCTTGAACTTCGTGAACGCGGCCTCGATCTGCGCGTCGTTGATCTCGTAGCCCAAGGTGTTGATGCGATCCTTGAACGCCGCCCGGCCGCTGTGCTTGCCCAGCACCAGCGTGCCCTTGGGAATGCCGATCGTCGCGGGGTTCATGATCTCGTAGGTCTCGGGGTTCTTCAGCATGCCATCCTGATGGATGCCCGACTCGTGCGCGAACGCGTTCTCGCCGACGATCGCCTTGTTCCGCTGGACGGCCAACCCGGTCAACGTGCTGACCGAACGGCTCAGCGGGAAGATTTTCGTCGCGTCGATGCGCGTGCCGATCTTATAGTAGTCAGATCGCGTGCGCAGCGCCATCACGACCTCTTCCAACGCCGCATTGCCAGCCCGCTCGCCGATGCCGTTGATCGTGCATTCGACCTGTCGCGCACCGTGCTGCACCGCCGACAGTGAATTGGCGACGGCCATGCCCAAGTCGTCGTGACAGTGGGCCGACAACACGATGCCGCGCTCCTTCACGATCGGCAGCTTCGCGATGATGTGCGCGAAGATGTGGCCGTACCCTTCCGGCATCGCGTAACCCACTGTGTCGGGCAGGTTGATCGTCGTCGCGCCCGCCTCGATGGCGGCTTGCACGATTTCTTCCAGAAACTCCAGCTCGGTTCGGCTGGCGTCTTCCGGGCTGAACTCGATGTCGTCCGTGTACTGCTTCGCCTGCTGAATGCTGGCGACGCTGATCTTGATGATCTCTTCCTTGCCCTTGCGCAGCTTATGCTCGCGGTGGATCTTCGACGTGGCGCAGAAGACGTGGATGCGTGGGCTCTTCGCCCCGCGCACCGCTTCACCCGCCCGGTCGATGTCCTTCGGCGTGGCCCTGGCCAGGCCGCAGACGGTGCTGTTCTCGATCTCGCCAGCGATCTGCTTCACGCTTTCGAAGTCGCCGTCGGAGCTGATCGGGAAGCCGGCCTCGATGACGTCGACGCCCATCGCCTCGAGCTTGTACGCGATCTCCAGCTTCTCGGCCGAGGTCAGGGTGGCGCCGGGCGATTGCTCGCCGTCGCGCAGCGTGGTGTCGAAGATGCGTACGTTGTCCATGGCGGTTGCTCCTGTCCAG
Above is a window of Tepidisphaeraceae bacterium DNA encoding:
- a CDS encoding 2-isopropylmalate synthase; protein product: MDNVRIFDTTLRDGEQSPGATLTSAEKLEIAYKLEAMGVDVIEAGFPISSDGDFESVKQIAGEIENSTVCGLARATPKDIDRAGEAVRGAKSPRIHVFCATSKIHREHKLRKGKEEIIKISVASIQQAKQYTDDIEFSPEDASRTELEFLEEIVQAAIEAGATTINLPDTVGYAMPEGYGHIFAHIIAKLPIVKERGIVLSAHCHDDLGMAVANSLSAVQHGARQVECTINGIGERAGNAALEEVVMALRTRSDYYKIGTRIDATKIFPLSRSVSTLTGLAVQRNKAIVGENAFAHESGIHQDGMLKNPETYEIMNPATIGIPKGTLVLGKHSGRAAFKDRINTLGYEINDAQIEAAFTKFKTLADKKKEVFDEDVESLIDEQLEQSVSLWELVGVQVTTGSTTVPTATITLRDSTGEVVRDASTGDGPVDAIYSAIQRLTGVKASLSDYRIRAVTKGKDAQGEVQIELDHNGIKVRGRGVSTDILEASALAYLAAINRMRSLDKRERRVTQQMGV
- a CDS encoding metallophosphoesterase family protein, which codes for MFAIVSDIHGNLEAFTAVLEEIDRRGVQHIVCLGDVVGYGPNPKECLDLVATRCRATLMGNHDFAVLYEPFNFNSGAESACFWTRRQFELDPDPVRRAARWNFIGNLPVRVRTPDFMAVHASPRRPINEYIFPDDIYTNPGKFVSIFERFEKLCFVGHTHVPGVFLEGPDFYSPDELDYKFALTDEKAIINVGSVGQPRDRDPRSSFVVVSETHVEFVRLQYDVRATVKKVEGIEDLDDFLGSRLLDGR